AAGCTTTAACATTTGCCAGCGTTCAGTATGTGCAGAATACTCTTTTCAAAAGCCATCAGTTTAGTGCTACTTTGACTGCTAAAAATGGACTTGGTCCACAGACACAGGCTACAGTTATTTGGATTGCTGCTGTCTGTAATAGGATGGATTTTAACTGGTACCTGTAACTATTTACCAGACTGGAAAAACCTCGGCTTAGACTTAAATGAACTGGAGTTTTGGACTATGGGACTCTGGCAAACTTGTGTAGTCCAAGACATAGGAGGAACACAGTGTAAAGACTTTGATTCGTTCCTAGCTTTACCCATAGAATTCAGGATTTCCAGGATTTTAGTATGTACATCAAACGGACTGGGACTTCTGAGCCTTGTCATCTCTAGCCTTGGTTTGGACTGCCTAAAGATGGAGGATACAGAGCAGAAGCTAAAGAAACAGCTGTTACTACTTGGAGGAATACTCATGTGGATAGCTGGAGTTCTGGTCTTAGTTCCTGTTTCCTGGGTTGCCTGTACGATAATCCAGGAATTTTGGGATGAAGTGATCCCAGAGATTGTGCCCAGATGGGAAATAGGGGATGCACTCTTCACTGGTTGGTTTGGTGGCTTTTTTATAATTCTAGGAGGCTCTCTACTCCTCTTGACAATCTTCTTATCATCTGACCATCAGTTACCAGAACAGTATACAATGGCAGATATGCAAGACAACCGTCAACAGGTGGAGACTGGAAACAGAAGACTTTAACAAGGGTACATGCTagctttttggttttcttaCTCTTGCATTACAGTAAGAAAATGAACAGACTGGCTACTGTTTACAAGACTGGGGGGAGGGATTATTACAGTACAGTTCCTTTCATTTCTACTTACTTTCAATTTTAATTAGATTGTCATAGCTCATCAATATAAGTCAccattgtttttctccaaaatccGATCAGTTGCAGTGTTCTTTGTGGTGTTTTTATGCTTATTTGCTTGACTgtgttggtgttgttttttcatGTTAAATGAGTAAAAAATTGTGATGGATGCACGGAGACCTAACACTTTTAAACAGCAGAAGCCTTGAAGTTCTGAAGGGGTTTGCAGTGCCAGTTCAACATAACCTTAAATTAAATTCCATGGACCTTTATTCATTTGCACTAGTCTAAACTAACTGTTTCTCAGTGTCACGCAGCGTTCTTCATCGCGTGTGCGTGACTGAATATATCCCAGCACCACCACACACGCTCTCTGGAAAGCGAGCATTTCTGAACAGTAACAAGATGCTGTCTGCTGGAAAGCACTCATTGctactgcagcttttctttaatGAATGCAAAGAATTAACTTCAAGCGTACGCATCATTTTCTTTATAACTTATCCTAAGACTTGTCAGTGATTGATGTGAACTTTCTATAAATCACAAACAGTTTACACTGACAAATCTATATGCACTTTGTAGCAACAGATGGCTGCTACAAAGACGTAGAACAGCAATAACAATTGAATAAAACACTGGTCTGGAAACGaactttgttaaaaaaatgtattttccaatCACTGAAACACATGGAAAGTGCAGAGACAAGTTAATCTACGTGATGTATTTGCATACTTTTACAGACAAAATTAGAACAGAACCACATTCAGCATATAACCTGATTAAATATTTAGTTCAGTCCTGAGCATTTGATATTTAATACAGCATAAACatagcaatattttaaaaaaatcttatttgaTTTGCCTTCTATTACAGTTTTTTTCTAACCTTTGCTCATTTGGTTAAATATTCTTGTACCAGTAATGTTT
The Lagopus muta isolate bLagMut1 chromosome 4, bLagMut1 primary, whole genome shotgun sequence genome window above contains:
- the LOC125692045 gene encoding claudin-22-like encodes the protein MDLVHRHRLQLFGLLLSVIGWILTGTCNYLPDWKNLGLDLNELEFWTMGLWQTCVVQDIGGTQCKDFDSFLALPIEFRISRILVCTSNGLGLLSLVISSLGLDCLKMEDTEQKLKKQLLLLGGILMWIAGVLVLVPVSWVACTIIQEFWDEVIPEIVPRWEIGDALFTGWFGGFFIILGGSLLLLTIFLSSDHQLPEQYTMADMQDNRQQVETGNRRL